The proteins below come from a single Dehalococcoidia bacterium genomic window:
- a CDS encoding GuaB3 family IMP dehydrogenase-related protein has product MPTPQFKELRHTYGFDEVALVPGDATVNPDQVNLDLKIGPFTFPVPIVASAMDAVVDPKFAVAMHKLGGLAVLNLEGVQTRYEDAAAILEEIASMPPDKVTPFMQKVYSEPIKENLIGQRIREIKKAKAVCAASVTPANTKKFAPICAEAGIDIFVIQSTVTTARHISKSYKGLSFADLCKVMPAPIVVGNCVSYGATLELMQQGISGILVGVGPGAACTTREVTGVGVPQITATLDCAAARERHLKDTGKYVVLITDGGFRTSGDICKAVAAGADAVMLGSIFAQTKEAPGRGYHWGMATPHASLPRGTRVKVGTTTTLKQMLFGPSSVTSGTQNLVTALRTSMGMCGARNIREMQKATMVIAPSIKTEGKHWQQSQT; this is encoded by the coding sequence ATGCCGACCCCTCAATTTAAAGAACTGAGACACACCTACGGTTTCGATGAAGTAGCGCTCGTTCCCGGCGATGCAACCGTCAATCCCGATCAAGTTAACCTGGACCTCAAAATCGGACCTTTCACATTCCCCGTGCCGATAGTAGCATCGGCGATGGACGCGGTAGTAGACCCCAAGTTCGCCGTCGCCATGCATAAGCTGGGCGGACTGGCCGTGTTAAACCTGGAGGGAGTGCAGACACGATACGAAGATGCCGCCGCGATACTTGAAGAAATTGCGTCCATGCCCCCCGACAAGGTAACGCCATTCATGCAGAAGGTCTACTCCGAGCCGATAAAGGAAAACCTCATCGGTCAGCGCATCAGGGAGATAAAGAAGGCCAAGGCGGTGTGCGCCGCATCGGTTACGCCGGCCAATACCAAAAAGTTCGCCCCGATATGCGCCGAGGCCGGCATCGATATCTTCGTCATCCAATCGACGGTAACAACCGCGAGACATATATCTAAAAGCTATAAGGGACTCAGCTTCGCCGACCTGTGCAAAGTGATGCCGGCGCCGATCGTTGTGGGCAATTGCGTCAGCTACGGCGCAACGCTTGAGCTGATGCAGCAGGGCATCTCGGGCATACTCGTCGGGGTGGGCCCCGGCGCGGCGTGCACCACACGCGAAGTGACCGGCGTAGGCGTGCCTCAGATTACGGCGACCCTCGACTGCGCCGCGGCGCGGGAACGGCACCTGAAGGATACGGGCAAATACGTCGTTCTCATCACAGACGGCGGATTCCGCACCAGCGGCGATATCTGCAAGGCCGTAGCCGCCGGCGCAGACGCGGTGATGCTGGGCTCAATCTTCGCCCAGACCAAAGAGGCCCCGGGGCGCGGCTATCACTGGGGTATGGCCACCCCGCATGCTTCGTTGCCGCGCGGCACGCGCGTCAAGGTCGGCACGACCACTACCCTCAAGCAGATGCTCTTCGGCCCGTCTTCGGTCACCAGTGGAACGCAGAACCTGGTCACCGCGCTGCGAACGTCTATGGGCATGTGCGGCGCTCGCAATATCCGTGAGATGCAAAAGGCTACAATGGTTATCGCGCCATCGATAAAGACCGAGGGCAAGCACTGGCAGCAGAGCCAAACGTAA
- the trpE gene encoding anthranilate synthase component I, protein MYYPTIEEVKKLKNQGNLIPVYREIVADLETPVSAFLKIAEGDYAFLLESVEGGERLARYSFIGADPYLVLRLNDSNGDPLIPIEAELKKYKVVPVRGLPPFHGGAVGYLGYETARHFEKLPAPERDPLGLPESVFMFADTVLVFDHLSHKIKVVSHAHLHNGDVEKAYKEATERIDALVRKLNRPLDSNRGKPNGKAAKAATSNMSQAQYESIVAHAKEHIVAGDIIQAVLSQRLSKQTSAQPFDIYRSLRSINPSPYMYYLKLNDCHIIGTSPELLVRVENGVVATHPIAGTRPRGHDAEQDATYEKELKADIKEQAEHIMLVDLGRNDIGRIAEPGSVEVTQFMDVERYSHVMHLVSHVQGKLRSDLSPFAALRACFPAGTVSGAPKIRAMEIIAGLEPDKRGPYAGAVGYFSFSGNLDTAITIRTIVMKDGTAHVQAGAGIVYDSVPEREHQECLNKARALMKAIEVAEEAYATADR, encoded by the coding sequence ATGTACTACCCGACAATAGAAGAAGTGAAAAAGCTGAAGAATCAGGGAAACCTGATACCTGTGTACCGCGAGATCGTGGCTGACTTGGAGACGCCGGTCTCGGCCTTCCTCAAAATAGCCGAGGGCGATTACGCCTTCCTTCTGGAAAGCGTGGAGGGCGGCGAGCGTCTGGCCCGCTACAGCTTCATCGGCGCCGATCCCTATCTTGTATTGCGATTGAACGACAGCAATGGCGATCCGTTAATCCCGATCGAGGCCGAGCTCAAGAAATACAAGGTGGTTCCCGTGCGCGGCCTGCCTCCCTTCCACGGCGGCGCCGTCGGCTATCTGGGATACGAGACGGCGCGACACTTCGAGAAATTGCCCGCCCCCGAGCGCGACCCGCTGGGCCTGCCTGAATCCGTCTTCATGTTCGCCGACACCGTGCTGGTATTCGACCACCTCAGTCATAAAATAAAAGTTGTGAGCCATGCGCATCTCCACAACGGCGATGTCGAGAAAGCTTATAAAGAAGCGACCGAGCGCATCGACGCGCTGGTGCGCAAGCTCAACCGCCCACTCGACTCGAATCGTGGTAAGCCTAACGGCAAGGCAGCCAAAGCCGCGACGTCCAACATGTCCCAGGCGCAATACGAGTCCATCGTAGCGCATGCCAAGGAACATATCGTCGCCGGCGATATCATTCAGGCGGTGCTATCGCAGCGCCTGAGCAAACAGACCAGCGCCCAGCCGTTCGACATTTATAGGTCGCTGCGCAGCATCAACCCCTCGCCCTATATGTACTATTTGAAACTGAACGACTGCCACATCATCGGAACCTCGCCGGAGCTGCTGGTGCGCGTCGAGAACGGCGTCGTCGCCACCCACCCCATCGCCGGAACGCGCCCCCGCGGCCACGACGCCGAGCAGGACGCCACTTATGAGAAAGAGCTTAAGGCCGACATCAAGGAGCAGGCCGAGCACATCATGCTCGTCGATCTGGGGCGGAACGACATCGGGCGCATAGCCGAGCCGGGCAGCGTCGAGGTGACGCAGTTCATGGATGTCGAGCGCTACTCACACGTAATGCACCTCGTCTCACACGTGCAGGGGAAACTGAGGAGCGACCTCTCCCCCTTCGCTGCGCTGCGCGCCTGCTTCCCCGCCGGAACCGTGTCCGGAGCTCCAAAAATTCGAGCGATGGAAATAATAGCCGGGCTGGAGCCGGACAAACGCGGCCCGTACGCAGGCGCGGTGGGATATTTCAGCTTCTCCGGCAACCTGGACACGGCGATAACGATACGTACCATAGTGATGAAGGACGGCACGGCGCACGTGCAGGCCGGCGCTGGCATCGTCTACGACAGCGTGCCGGAGCGCGAGCACCAGGAGTGTTTGAACAAGGCCCGGGCGCTGATGAAGGCCATTGAAGTCGCGGAGGAAGCATATGC
- a CDS encoding PT domain-containing protein — protein sequence MTKRFAVLGLIITLVVSISAIGCDGGGSAGPTPQPKTATAQPTQQPTGQPTSEPTATQETNPAATATSLDFTVEYVIEGQGTFTYRYRARNFGTSDLDFRIDMTSAQMNMAYILKGSTHQGWVYNGYEWIDFITMYQGFDEFWDEFYESFEGYRDYLAEEWTGVQGWTYTVPGMGTVTYTNIDINPSLSDSVFQPN from the coding sequence ATGACGAAAAGATTTGCAGTACTGGGATTGATTATCACTCTGGTGGTTTCGATCTCCGCTATCGGATGCGACGGCGGCGGGAGCGCTGGCCCAACTCCTCAGCCGAAAACGGCGACAGCGCAACCGACACAACAACCAACTGGGCAACCCACATCGGAGCCAACGGCAACACAGGAGACCAACCCTGCCGCTACGGCAACGAGCCTTGACTTCACTGTTGAGTATGTGATTGAAGGACAAGGAACATTTACATACAGGTACAGGGCAAGGAACTTTGGAACCAGCGACCTCGATTTCAGAATTGACATGACCTCGGCACAAATGAACATGGCTTATATCCTGAAAGGTTCCACCCATCAGGGCTGGGTTTACAACGGATACGAATGGATCGACTTTATCACGATGTACCAGGGTTTCGATGAGTTTTGGGATGAATTCTATGAAAGCTTTGAAGGATATCGTGACTACTTGGCTGAAGAATGGACAGGCGTGCAGGGCTGGACATACACTGTTCCCGGAATGGGCACTGTGACATATACTAATATCGATATCAATCCCAGCCTTTCGGATTCTGTGTTTCAGCCGAATTAA